The Dissulfuribacter thermophilus nucleotide sequence CTGCAGTCTTCCATCAGGGTAAACAAGCTTTGCTCCCACCAAACCCACATTTTTAAATCTTGGAAAGGTATCCAAAAGGGCATCTAGCCAGCCGTCACTCACAGTAGTGTCATTATTTAGAAATACTATTTTTTCACCTCTGGCCTTTTGGGCCCCAACATTACACGAGCCAACAAAACCTTGATTTTTCTCTGAACGTATATACGTTACCCCTTTCATTTCTTGCATCATCTGAGGGGTATCATCAGTGGAGGCATCGTCTACTACTATGACCTCAAAACTACTCCTATTTTTTGTTGTAGACAGAGATTTTAGGCAATTAAATGTGTAAATAGATTTATTATAAACTGGTATAACTATAGAGGCCTTTGGATTCTCAACTGAGGGAAACTCTAAGGGATACCATTTACTCTCTAGCTTCGGAGGACTAATCTTCGAAAGCTCACCCCCATTACCTCTCCTCTGTAAATAATCCCTTGTCTTCCGCCAAAACCCTACAGGTCCTTCTTTTAAGGCATAAGCAAACGCTCTGGTAGCAAATTGGTAAATCTTCCTTCTCTTTGTATCATGAGGAAGCGCAAATTCAATAAACCTCCTGTAGGGATGAAGCATCCTCCAGGCCAAAGAGCCTTCAATCCTGGAGAGCTCAAAACGGGCATGCAAAAGATTCTCTTCAGACGCCCTGAGCTGTTCAAGCAGCCTCTCTCTCTCAGCTCTAAGCTCATTCACCTCATGACCGAGATTTTGCAAATTTCCCTCTAATCTAGCCTTTTCCTCGAACAATTTCTGATTTTCTCTATGCAATTCATCCAGTTTTTCCTGGGCAGCCGACAATGAATTCTTCAAGGCAATGTATTGACTTTTAAATAATTCTTTCTCTCCATAAGGCCCCATTTTCATGGCCTCGACTACGAACTGATACGTTCTAAATTCTGGGTTGACCTTCTCAAGATAAGAAGTTACCTCCTTCGGATAACTAAACCATTGGGTCCTCAATTCAGTATTCCAGGGATCAACTATGATTCTATCTATTCGTATGGCCCATAAACCTGTGCCCTCGAGCATGTTTAAAAAATTTGAAATAGTAAAAAACCTGAGATGGCTACTATCCAATAACCCTATTTTTCTATAATCCCATTTACCATCCAAGAGCTCTAGAGCAAGGGATCCATGAGCCATATTTGGTATTGAAATAAGGAGCCTTCCATCGTCTTTTAGGCAAAACGATAATTTTTCAAGCAATGACCGGGGGTCTTTTAGATGCTCCAAAACATCTGCCATTATTATGTAATCGTAATGTTTTGGAGGGAAAACTTCTTCAAAGGCTAGAGATTCTACATCTGCAACAATGAGTTTGTCTGCATAAGGCCTTGCCAAACTCGCTGCTGCCTCATCTATCTCTACAGCAGTTGTCTCACAGCCAAGATTTTCTTTGAGAATACGGGTCATGTATCCTGTAGCACAACCTATTTCCAATACCCTGGTATTTGGCTTAACCTTTTTTAAAAGCAGGGAGTGAGTGGTATCTGAACCATTTAGATCTATATCATAATGGTATTTATGCCTTATTGGCGGCTGAGTTACAAACTGTTTTGGTTCAATCTTGTGTTCTAGATGCTCATTCAGCTGTTCCCCTGCCAGTTTTTCAGGCCATGAGAGATCCAAAGACACGCCTTTTGCGCCAATGGCTATTACAGTATGCGGCTTTAAAGGGTCTCCTTGAAAAAAGACTCTCTTTTGTTCAAAACCTTTTACCATCTCAAAAAATGCTTGGGGCGTAAACCGCCAGTAATCAGAGGGATGATCGTGAATAGGAAAGTCCATTACTGACGACAAAACCAAGACACCAGGATTAGCCACCAAACGCTCAAGTTCTTTAACGGCCCTTATGGGATCTTTTACATGCTCGAGTGTGTCAAGGCAAAGGACATATGACGCTACATGATCTCGGAGACCTAGGCTGTGGACATCCTGAATACAATCCACACCTGGCCCTATACGCATATCTATTCCAATGTATTTTAAACCATTAAAATAGGGTCTTAAATCTGCATAGCCTTCTTGGCCTTCCACCTGATATGCCCCTACCTCAATGACATAGCCATTCAAACGCAGTCTTTCATGTATCCACGCAACTAGTGCCTTAATATTGTCCCTCATCTTTTATTCCTGGTCCTAGTATTTATTGAGTTTTACTATGCTGTTATAGTACCAACCGAGAGGTCTTGTAAAAGACTATAAATTGGTATTTTTTCATAAAAATCAGACAAATCAATAAATATCCCGTTTTTCAACCTATTCTTCCCCACAAACTACCTCCACCCCACCATTTGATACCTGGAAACATCCTTTGAAATTCCTTCTCGAGTTCCAAGATGAGAGACTCTGGCAGGGGCACCTTGGACCGGATCAAATCAGGAAAACAATATCCAAGCAAACTGTTGGATAAAATGGTTTCAAAATTGTCATTATTCATCAAAAAAGCCGCAACTAAATATTGTTCATTCCAAAAACGCTTTTCTTCCTTCACCCAAGAGGATGGATAGTCGAGAGGTAGAAAAATGTCATGAATGTGAACAAGAACCCCCTTTTTCAACTTAGGTAAAACTTGGAGATATAGGTAAACCACATCGCTTCCCATTCGTACCACGTGGCTACTGTCTATAAACAAAAGATCGCCTGCATCAAGTGACAAAAAAAGGTTTGTTTCCAACTGCTCAACTGGTCTCTGAACAAAACTCACTACTCCATCCATGCGACTCAATTCGTCTTCAATATAAGGGTCTATACAAGTAAGTTCTATACCGCCATTCTTTCTACCTGCATAAGCAATAAGTCTAGAGGAATATCCCGAACCTACCTCAATAACTCTTTTAGGCCTATATTCTCTTAAAATAGTATATGCGATCATTGCATCCACAGCATCAAATAGGCCATTGCCCAGACAGAATCCATTGTCTGTCCCATTTTTCAAAATTCCTTGCCACTCATCCCAGTACTTTTCTACGAGTTTTGTAAATAATGCCTTTTGGGCCTCTGGATCAAAGTTAAAAGGTTCCCAGGGGAAAAGCTCATTCCTCAGATCCAACTTTCTGGTATCGGGTATAGAACTGTAAAAATGATTGTGCGTAACATGAAGGCCTAGATCCTCCCATAGAGTAAAAAGAGGAGCCTGAGTCCTTTTTAAAAAACTAGCTATTGGTGAAAAAGCCAATCTAGCTATCTTTTTTTTCCATTCAGGCCATGTCTCAAACTTTTTCATATACGATCAAAAGGTATTAATAGTTTTCCAACTCATGGGAGAAGTCCAGTAAAAAAACTGGGAGGGATTTTTTTCTATATACTTTTCAAACTCCATCATAATGGACTGAAATAATGGCTGGATCTGTTGCTGTTCGTGTATCTCGTTATATGGTAAAATATCAGCCACTATTTTTTTTCCTTCATCAGCCCTGTAAACTGCAATTGGGACGATTGCAGCCCCTGTACGCAAGGCGATTTTAAAAGCGGATATTGGTAGATTGATCTTTCTCGCCAAGAAATTGATAGGAATCTTATACGAGCTTCCTAAAGGAGCGTCAATCAAAATTACTATCATTTCATTTCTATTAAGAGCTGAATATAATCTACGAGGGTTAATCTTACCCACAAAGAAAAAGTCCCCTTTCATGAAATGACGCATACCTTCTACTTTTCTATGAATAAAATTCCGAAATATAGGGCATGGATGAGTCTCATAGGGCCATGCCACTCCATGAATAGGCTGAGAAAACATTTGTCCCAATTTGCAAATTACAGATGCATATGACCCATAGTGAGTAAATGCCAGAATTACCCCCTTGCCTCTTGAAACAGCCCCTTCAAGATTGGAAATCCCATTAATATCTATCCATTTTTCAAAATAATCATCTCTCCTCTGGGCAATTCTTGCTCCTTCAGCCTCTTCCAAGCTAGAATATAAAAATATGTCATTTGCCACCTTATCCAAGAACGAACTAGTTTTTTTTCTTCCATAATAAGTACTAAGATTTTCTTTAATAAGCTCCAGGCTACTTTTATAAGTTTCTGCAAACCCTCTACCACGCCAAAATGCCAACCTGATCATTTTGTTATAAGGTAGTTTGGCTATGGCATTTAAGAATAGGGTATAATCAAAAAATTTTTTTGTTGTTGGCTTCTCCAAATCAACAGAAATATATGGGTATCTAAAATTTAAAATTGCCATTTGTGTTCCATTACAGTTACACCATAGTAACCAATTTCAGTGCGCACCTTAAATGACTCGGACCTTGCCATATGATAAGGATGAAGACCGGATTCGTCAGTCAAAAGCCCCAGTACCTTAAAGGTTCCGGGCAGTAGATGAAAATTTGGCACCTCAATTGAAAATTCACTTCCATCTTCTAATGGTTGTTCCTCAATTCCATCAATATGAGTAGTGGTTCCAAACATGAGCGTCTCATCGTTTCTAATGATACCAAAGCCAACGTGTCCTTTTACCCCTCTTTTTATGGCACCAATTTTCATCTTCAAAATCACATGTTGGCCAGTCTCAACGCTCGAGCATCGCCTCCCCTTTAAATCCTCAATCCATATGTCTTTTATGAATACTATTAGATCAGCAGTGCTGGGGCATTTACCCTGCGCCACCGCCTGAGTGGCATCTCTATTTGCTCCTTCAATCTCTCTTACGTAGTCTTGATATGCTGAAAGGGTCTCTTTTATCGGCCCTTTCATGCGAATTTCTCCACGATGCAGCCAAATACCGGTCTTACAAAGTTGCTCTAAATGATATATACTATGCGAACAAAATAAAATCGTTTTATTTTGTTCACAAAATTTCATCATCCTTTCAATACATTTTTTCTGAAAATGCTGATCACCAACTGAAAGCGCTTCATCGACAATCAATATGTCAGGATCTACACTTGTTGCTATTGAAAATGCCAGCCTTACATACATACCAGAGCTATAAATTTTAACTGGCTGGTCAATAAAGTCCCCTAGTTCACTAAACTCGATTATATCTTGTTCCTTGGCCCTTATCTCTTCCTCAGTCATGCCAAATAGGGCCGCATTAAGATAGATGTTTTGTCTGCCTGTAAATTCAGGATGAAACCCTGCCCCTAATTCAAGGAGAGCAGTTACACGGCCATTTACTTTTATTGTGCCTGAGGTCGGTTCTAAAGCCCCAGCCAATATCTTCAATAGAGTACTCTTTCCAGCGCCGTTGTCTCCAAATAGACCTAGCACGTCACCCGACGCCATACTGAAGCTAATACCTTTTAAAGCAATGAATTCTTTATGGAGTTTTTTTCTAAAAAGAATCTCTTTTAATCGTTGCGAAGGGCTTTCATATACCCGAAATATTTTGGTAAGACCTCTGACATCTACTGACAACATGGCGATAGCACATTAATTCATCCTGAACGAATGCACAATATTAACTTAATATTATTGTTATGGGCTAGAAAAGAGGGGCTCAAGCACTCTTGATTGCCTGATGCCACAAAGGTCTAAAAAAATTGTGCCCAGACCTGAAGGGCCTATCGAGGCATATCTACAATCTCAAAGGTCGTCTCATTTAAGAACTTACTAAACCTTGGATCTACTAAATCTTCTCCCACTGGTACAGCATAGGAATAGAGGGTGTAATTGCCACTCTCAGACCACCTTGGAATCTCAAGATCCAATATAGTACACAGCCCCTTCCATGGTTGAATATCCCTCGCATCCTCAATGGCATAACCGGAATTTAGGTCATCTAGCACCCATAGTCCACCGTCGGGCAATAGGATGGCAATAAATATGTTAAACCCCTTTGGAAGTGTATTTAGAGTAACGAAAAGTCGTTCTCCAGGATGATATTGTCTTTTGGAGATGTCAACCAGCACAGTATTCGATTTGGCATTAGATAAAGCCTTTGTACAGGGATCAAAGTCATCTAGGTCCTGAAGAGGGCCACAGTCCTTTTGGGCAAAATAGCCATCGTGGTCAAAATCAAGGCATTTCGGCGCATTGAGACCCCAGGTATATGCACCCAGTGGATCTACTAATCCATAGCCGTAGCTATTGTCAGGTCCTTTTTCTCCAAGGTCTTTGGCTGTGATCCTAAGCGACGCCTCTATACTATAGAGATCCATTTCAGGGAAAGCATCTTTCATAAGGGCGATCAATCCAGTAACCTCGGCTGCTGCAAAGGAGGTGCCTGTAACAATGGTTGTGGCCTCATCAAAAATGCCCCCAAAGGTAATATCTGTTGTGTAGAGTCCGGCTCCAGGAGCAACAAGATCTGGGTATACCTTTAGGCCGCATGCACTTGGACCACGAGAACTAAAAATAGATAGCTCGCCTCTCTCTTCTATTGCCCCAACAGAAATGACTCCGTTATAATTTGCCGGACTTTCGGAAGTAAATAAAGATGGACCTCCATTGCCTGCTGGTGTGACGACTGCTATGCCTAACTCTTTAAGTTTAGATATGTCCTCTGAAAATTCTTGTATGCACTCGTCTGGTCTTTCTGAAATACCCCAAGACATGTTAACTATGTCTGGAGAGTCTTCAGTCTCAGGATCTCCGTCAGGATCAACAAGCCATTGAAGTGCACGGTGTATAATACTCAATAAGGTAAAACCTTGATTGTCAAAAATTTTGGCTGCAATCCATTGCGCTCCAGGTGCAATCCCAAGACCTCCATTAATGCTCTGTTCACTTCCGCCTAAAATGATACCCATTACCTGAGTACCGTGACCTATTGAGTCAGTAGGTAATAATGTAGAATCAAAAAAATCAAACCAACTATTTGCACCTCCACGCCATTTTCCTTTGAGGTATTTATGATCAATATCAACCCCTGTATCGAGAACACAGACCACAACGCCTCTGCCAGTAATTCCCATTCTCCTTAATGATTCCACGTTTAATACGCTTAAGTTCCACTGACTTCTCAAAATACTATCTGTCGGGGCCTCGTTGAGCCTAAATTTTTTATCGATCCTGACGGAGGCAACCTCTGGATGATTGGATAGTGATTCAATATCTCTTTTGTCAACTGTGGCTGAAAAGCCATTTATTATCCAAAGGGGATGAACATCTTTTAATCTAGGCCAATCTTTTTTTAAGACTAACCTCTGCCCCCTTTTGACCGCTATATAACCCTTTTTTAGCCGAACAATTACTATTACGGATTGTTCAGACAAGGCCGATGTAGGCGAATCCATCAGAAGAACAGAGCCCAAAAAACAAACAGCGATTGTCAGTATGTAAGTTCTACTCACCTTACTTTAAGGTGTTCCAATTTAAGGTCCCCCATTACTACAGTCACCTTTTGCCCCGCGGCAATAAACCGACCAGGGTTTGCAAAGAGTACAAAATACGTCCTCCCTGCTATGGGATTTTCTGTTGTCGAACGTAGCGGACCTACCTTCGGAGGATTTGGTACAAAGACCCGTCTACCAGTGGCCTCATGGATAACGTAGACTTTGGCACCTTTTTTCAAAAGATATTTGGCCTTTTTTGGATCAATGACCTTATATCTAAAATCAAGCATGTAGCCAGCAGAAGAAAGATATATTCCCTGCACCTGAATCCCCCAATCTTGGGCCAGAGACTCATAAGATGGGCCCCTTGGGTGTTTTGAAGCACAGGAGGTTAAAAAGACCAAACAGACCAAAGAAATAAATGTAATTGTTTTCATCTTAACCAACTATCTAACTCCCGGCCATGATGGCAACATTGCCATCACAAAAATCGATTAGGTGTATATGGTACACGGCTATTGGCAGTAGGCCTTCAGTCTAAAAACTGCATGCCCACTGTGTACATGCCGTGTACCGTAGGGCCTGTGACATTTTTTTATAAAACCTAAATCCTGCAATTGGCGAGTTTGCCCAATATGCCAGACGCGAGGGATTAAGGCATACTCTTTTGCCGTGCAGGATTTAGGTAAAAATTAAGGGATCTGATTCGGTTGCACCTCTAGGTAGGCCAACATACCTCCAGGGAATACATTAGCGTTTGTAAGCCTAAGTCTCTTATCATAGACAGGATACCTTTTAACAGCCTTCGGATTCCAGACTACATCTTTTGTCTTCCCCGCTGGTAAAAAGACATCGTATTTTTCCCTGGGATAGGTATAAAGATTTCCGTCTTCTGAGACTACTGAAAAGTAGGCATCAAGGATGGTAGGGGTATGGGTCTCGAGCCCTGCATTCATAAAACGAATCAACACTGTCTCATTATTGGTGATACTATGATCAAACACAGGCTTTGCATCAGGATATGGTTCCCCATTTATGAGAAAATACTTTGGCCTATAATTTATAGTGCTTGGATATGACTTAGTACCGTAGGTACCCATTGCTACTGCATTGTGCAGTGCTGGATCAATCTCACTGTAAAACAAGATTACTTCATTATCGTAAGTAATGCCTTTATATACCTCGCCAGAGGCATAATCCTTTTTCAAAGCTCCATATAGACCCATCTGCACTTGGACTGCCACATGAGTGCCACTTTGATAAATATAGCTTCCTTCTTTTACGTTATTCCAAGTATATGTCCCTGTGGCTCCAGGCCCAGTTTCATGAGTAAAAGATCGAACTCGTTTACGGCCCTTTGAATCAGTAAAAAATTCCGGGCTCAAACTCATTGGCTGGCCTGGTATGATGATTGAAGTAGAGACACTAAGGTCATTTCTAATATGTATTGTGAGACTAGTATCCCCTGGAGGGATGGTAATCACTGGCCCTGGACTGGTAGGTATTTCCCCTCCGTCTGTCCCAAGATTCTTGTCTGAATCCTCTGCATACCCCCACATAGTTACATTTGAACCATCTGGCATCTGTTTAATGTATGATTTTGCCACAAGATATACGTCCAATGCAAAAGAAGGCGACGCCCAATGTATTGCCCCTATTAAAAACACAGTAAAGGTGATAAGTGGCATGATTTTATTATATCTTTTATTCATAATAATCCTCCTTGATCATGGTATCGGTGCACCAGGAGGCTCAATAACCATCATAGTCATCATACCACCTGGAAAGATGTTGTTATTGACCATTTCCTTTTCTGTATGAGAATGCCACATATAAAAGAGGCCTCCATAGACGTTGAGTCCACCTTCACCAGGAGGAAGGTCTCCTACAGATCCAAGAAATGGGCTCCCGCTCCAAAATCCGCCATAGGTCAGGTTTAGTGGATCGGGTAGCTTTACTGGGAATGGCTTTCCATGATCTGGAGCATACTCATGGGGAGCAAGTGGATCTGAGGGTTTGTGACCATAGACATCCCAACCAAGTCCCTTTCCTGTCCATTCAAAGATCGAATCTACAGTCTCTCCTGGAATGGATTTTATTGTAAATACCGTCTGAGCAAGGTCTGCTCCTACACCTGGTGAACTTTTTAGCAGTCTACCATCTTTTGCAATTATCCTAGAGTGATTCCCATGATGATGGAATGGATGTAGATCTCTCCCTCCATTTATCACTCGCATTAATAGCTTCTCACCTGGATGCATTCTAGGCATACAGTTGTATGGCTGATGTGGTAACCATGGTACTTTTGCAGGGAACATAGTATCTGGAGCGGCGCGGCCATTAATCATCCAATAGACCGGCCTGTATGTAGTATTGTCTATCTCGTCCATTGTCCCAAACTCAATGAGACGATGAATCACTGGATCCATCTCTGACAGTAAAAAGAGATACTCTCTATCGTAGGCAGAGTCTGGATGGTTATATGCAGTTGGATTCGCTGGATCAAACCCCTGAGGTCTCACAATAATCGCACCAATAAGTCCCATCTCCAGCTGAAGTTCTGGTCTAGTCCCACTATGATAGTAGTAGGTACCAGGCTGATCAGCTGTAAATGTGTAGGTAACAGAGGTGACACCGTCAGGCGGGGCCTCGTTGGTTAGAAGGCCTGGCACCCCACCCGTTGCCTTTACTTCATGACCAGGGAATACTATGGATACGTTTCCATAGATACTGGGAAGCTGATTCGTTAGGGTTATAGTAATGTTGTCTCCTTGATTGACTATTAAAGTGGGGCCTGGATACTGCATAGGGCCATTGTCAATGGCATAGCCCCACATGAGAATGGATTGACCGTCTGGCATACTGATATGTCCCTGTTTTACGGTAAAACTAAAACTGGTCTCCTTTATGCCGCTGATGACTGCTTTACAAGGATTTGCCCCTATGGATATCAAGGACATACAAGCAATTATCAAAATGGA carries:
- a CDS encoding methyltransferase domain-containing protein, translating into MRDNIKALVAWIHERLRLNGYVIEVGAYQVEGQEGYADLRPYFNGLKYIGIDMRIGPGVDCIQDVHSLGLRDHVASYVLCLDTLEHVKDPIRAVKELERLVANPGVLVLSSVMDFPIHDHPSDYWRFTPQAFFEMVKGFEQKRVFFQGDPLKPHTVIAIGAKGVSLDLSWPEKLAGEQLNEHLEHKIEPKQFVTQPPIRHKYHYDIDLNGSDTTHSLLLKKVKPNTRVLEIGCATGYMTRILKENLGCETTAVEIDEAAASLARPYADKLIVADVESLAFEEVFPPKHYDYIIMADVLEHLKDPRSLLEKLSFCLKDDGRLLISIPNMAHGSLALELLDGKWDYRKIGLLDSSHLRFFTISNFLNMLEGTGLWAIRIDRIIVDPWNTELRTQWFSYPKEVTSYLEKVNPEFRTYQFVVEAMKMGPYGEKELFKSQYIALKNSLSAAQEKLDELHRENQKLFEEKARLEGNLQNLGHEVNELRAERERLLEQLRASEENLLHARFELSRIEGSLAWRMLHPYRRFIEFALPHDTKRRKIYQFATRAFAYALKEGPVGFWRKTRDYLQRRGNGGELSKISPPKLESKWYPLEFPSVENPKASIVIPVYNKSIYTFNCLKSLSTTKNRSSFEVIVVDDASTDDTPQMMQEMKGVTYIRSEKNQGFVGSCNVGAQKARGEKIVFLNNDTTVSDGWLDALLDTFPRFKNVGLVGAKLVYPDGRLQEAGGIIFNDGSGMNFGKWDDPSLPQYNYVREVDYCSGAAICVPKKLFFEIGGFDTRYSPAYYEDTDLAMEVRRRGYRVLYQPHSVVIHHEGVTAGRDTSSGVKRYQEINKLKFLEKWKEVLEKDHFSPDTSSYLFRERGIEGRILVIDHYVPTPDKDSGSLRIFSIIEILVDLGWKVIFWPDNQAKTEPYVSWLQSMGIEVIYGASSFIDKFREFGPHLNGVWLLRPHIAQNYIDIVKGNSNAFTVYDTVDLHFVREERRAAVEGDERLLEEAKRWKDIELYLANRADAVIVVTPEEKAILEECGIRNLGHQTNQKVLVIPNIHEVVVDEVPFEDRSGLMFIGGFVHPPNIDAMLWFVKEILPKIKSELPEVTLKIVGSNPSKEIKGLANDYIEVTGYVPDVSDFFMKSRVFVSPLRYGAGLKGKIGQSLGYGLPVVTTSIGAEGFLMQGEEPPFLIADDPSDFAEKVLSLYRQKDLWEEMSARGKAFIGRHFTKDVVKSTIKQLLTAMLN
- a CDS encoding class I SAM-dependent methyltransferase yields the protein MKKFETWPEWKKKIARLAFSPIASFLKRTQAPLFTLWEDLGLHVTHNHFYSSIPDTRKLDLRNELFPWEPFNFDPEAQKALFTKLVEKYWDEWQGILKNGTDNGFCLGNGLFDAVDAMIAYTILREYRPKRVIEVGSGYSSRLIAYAGRKNGGIELTCIDPYIEDELSRMDGVVSFVQRPVEQLETNLFLSLDAGDLLFIDSSHVVRMGSDVVYLYLQVLPKLKKGVLVHIHDIFLPLDYPSSWVKEEKRFWNEQYLVAAFLMNNDNFETILSNSLLGYCFPDLIRSKVPLPESLILELEKEFQRMFPGIKWWGGGSLWGRIG
- a CDS encoding lysophospholipid acyltransferase family protein; translation: MAILNFRYPYISVDLEKPTTKKFFDYTLFLNAIAKLPYNKMIRLAFWRGRGFAETYKSSLELIKENLSTYYGRKKTSSFLDKVANDIFLYSSLEEAEGARIAQRRDDYFEKWIDINGISNLEGAVSRGKGVILAFTHYGSYASVICKLGQMFSQPIHGVAWPYETHPCPIFRNFIHRKVEGMRHFMKGDFFFVGKINPRRLYSALNRNEMIVILIDAPLGSSYKIPINFLARKINLPISAFKIALRTGAAIVPIAVYRADEGKKIVADILPYNEIHEQQQIQPLFQSIMMEFEKYIEKNPSQFFYWTSPMSWKTINTF
- a CDS encoding ABC transporter ATP-binding protein; translation: MLSVDVRGLTKIFRVYESPSQRLKEILFRKKLHKEFIALKGISFSMASGDVLGLFGDNGAGKSTLLKILAGALEPTSGTIKVNGRVTALLELGAGFHPEFTGRQNIYLNAALFGMTEEEIRAKEQDIIEFSELGDFIDQPVKIYSSGMYVRLAFSIATSVDPDILIVDEALSVGDQHFQKKCIERMMKFCEQNKTILFCSHSIYHLEQLCKTGIWLHRGEIRMKGPIKETLSAYQDYVREIEGANRDATQAVAQGKCPSTADLIVFIKDIWIEDLKGRRCSSVETGQHVILKMKIGAIKRGVKGHVGFGIIRNDETLMFGTTTHIDGIEEQPLEDGSEFSIEVPNFHLLPGTFKVLGLLTDESGLHPYHMARSESFKVRTEIGYYGVTVMEHKWQF
- a CDS encoding S8 family peptidase, which translates into the protein MSRTYILTIAVCFLGSVLLMDSPTSALSEQSVIVIVRLKKGYIAVKRGQRLVLKKDWPRLKDVHPLWIINGFSATVDKRDIESLSNHPEVASVRIDKKFRLNEAPTDSILRSQWNLSVLNVESLRRMGITGRGVVVCVLDTGVDIDHKYLKGKWRGGANSWFDFFDSTLLPTDSIGHGTQVMGIILGGSEQSINGGLGIAPGAQWIAAKIFDNQGFTLLSIIHRALQWLVDPDGDPETEDSPDIVNMSWGISERPDECIQEFSEDISKLKELGIAVVTPAGNGGPSLFTSESPANYNGVISVGAIEERGELSIFSSRGPSACGLKVYPDLVAPGAGLYTTDITFGGIFDEATTIVTGTSFAAAEVTGLIALMKDAFPEMDLYSIEASLRITAKDLGEKGPDNSYGYGLVDPLGAYTWGLNAPKCLDFDHDGYFAQKDCGPLQDLDDFDPCTKALSNAKSNTVLVDISKRQYHPGERLFVTLNTLPKGFNIFIAILLPDGGLWVLDDLNSGYAIEDARDIQPWKGLCTILDLEIPRWSESGNYTLYSYAVPVGEDLVDPRFSKFLNETTFEIVDMPR
- a CDS encoding multicopper oxidase domain-containing protein: MNKRYNKIMPLITFTVFLIGAIHWASPSFALDVYLVAKSYIKQMPDGSNVTMWGYAEDSDKNLGTDGGEIPTSPGPVITIPPGDTSLTIHIRNDLSVSTSIIIPGQPMSLSPEFFTDSKGRKRVRSFTHETGPGATGTYTWNNVKEGSYIYQSGTHVAVQVQMGLYGALKKDYASGEVYKGITYDNEVILFYSEIDPALHNAVAMGTYGTKSYPSTINYRPKYFLINGEPYPDAKPVFDHSITNNETVLIRFMNAGLETHTPTILDAYFSVVSEDGNLYTYPREKYDVFLPAGKTKDVVWNPKAVKRYPVYDKRLRLTNANVFPGGMLAYLEVQPNQIP
- a CDS encoding multicopper oxidase domain-containing protein is translated as MNKKVKNLSILIIACMSLISIGANPCKAVISGIKETSFSFTVKQGHISMPDGQSILMWGYAIDNGPMQYPGPTLIVNQGDNITITLTNQLPSIYGNVSIVFPGHEVKATGGVPGLLTNEAPPDGVTSVTYTFTADQPGTYYYHSGTRPELQLEMGLIGAIIVRPQGFDPANPTAYNHPDSAYDREYLFLLSEMDPVIHRLIEFGTMDEIDNTTYRPVYWMINGRAAPDTMFPAKVPWLPHQPYNCMPRMHPGEKLLMRVINGGRDLHPFHHHGNHSRIIAKDGRLLKSSPGVGADLAQTVFTIKSIPGETVDSIFEWTGKGLGWDVYGHKPSDPLAPHEYAPDHGKPFPVKLPDPLNLTYGGFWSGSPFLGSVGDLPPGEGGLNVYGGLFYMWHSHTEKEMVNNNIFPGGMMTMMVIEPPGAPIP